A region of Elusimicrobiota bacterium DNA encodes the following proteins:
- a CDS encoding alpha-2-macroglobulin — translation MRRFPALALFVPFLLLSPLVNSEPAGPGDRDAALKLMEQGNYLQAYAGFSRLALNLADDPRLVGKDFSNAVDCLRQLGRLDELDAFREKVVSLHKANWRLLMAAAVQSREGPSYGFMVAGEFQRGNSRGGGNYVTSAGRDRARALQLLVQALPSVGREPGGAEVGAYYQTLAGTLFRGGGQIWRLQYRTDLSELPDYGEEDNGGGRWAPVDEHGTPLFHRLPPSWASAESDGERWRWALAQAGRADPSLLPSLRRSWADFLSGQFGVETLAEYGWFFGRLGEADGNSKDKAGVWQIHTLAEDETIAKLAGGIKRFRLPEDMNFISIYKELKAYDRLAELFENRRQYGQAADYWKKAMEAQGQWETLKDKPLTYSTVPEPRSPNGVRGRVDSFRQGLRNQVPVPAWERYRQILGNWGDFEAAATQAAGPDGAFDFRYRNGARVHFEAQSVNVDRLLSDVKEFLRSQKTDGSDLNWEKSNVENIGFRFVTQSGDKYLGKKVASWDVALDPRPGHFDRRVTVPIPFKQGGAFLVTSKMEGGNQSRIVLWRPEVALLEKPVDGGQFYFAADARSGQPIAGAALNFFGYKAEYESVPRGRGRYRIATQEFTDRTDDGGQRVVKADQVSRDFQWMVEARTQGGKTAYLGFRSIWSPTLNAERLRQDHVFLLSDRPVYRPGQPTRFKAWANRAAFDQEGRSPFAGTVFDLTITNPQGETVFQKRFTADERGGFDGDWTLPADAKLGVYQIHVAGQAYGGLSFRVEEYKKPEFEVTVESPEEGVRLGDRISVPVTAKYYFGAPVTEAKVKFKILRSEQDVRWFPAGPWDWLYGNGYGWYSNEYPWWPKWSQWGCRRPAPFWGGWWGGYQPPELVAEGEMPLGKDGTLKLPLDTSLAQALHPDQDHRYDITVEVTDRSRRTIVGQGSVRVTRKPFTVYAWTDRGHYQAGDAIQGNFTALTADQKPVVDARARLSLFKVTYLGKEGKPRETPVQTWNLKTDAEGHVSVQVKAAAKGQYRLSAWVTNARGVAVEGGSVLVVRGNGAEGGEFRFNDIELVADRRDYAPGDRARLLINTAQSGSHVLFFARPRNGIYAKPEGVALTGKSVLKELEILKGDMPNIFVEAVTIRGGRVYTETREIVVPPENRVMNVEVRPSAPTYKPGEKASFKIRVTDPQGKPVQGSLALTVYDKSLEYISGGTNVPDIRKNFWNWRRSHQPTTISSLTRSEYPLAPWGEFPMGYLGIFGSGVADEEAESFKGGPRKNALSLGLSKSEGAFMREDVRSMACDSAAPAERRAGGVGGSQDKDQSLAQAVQPVVRTQFADAAHWVARLETNAKGEAETSFTLPDNLTTWKSRVWAMGDGSRVGEGTVEVVAAKKVLVRLQAPRFFVQKDEVVLSANVHNYLKTTKAVRVSLAVNGDVLELISGVKEKTVTIPTQGEERVDWRVRVRQAGEAVVRMTALTDEESDSAEMRFPAYVHGAPKTESFCGSVRPEGKEGSFAFRVSPERRPEESRLEIRYSPTLALAMVDALPYLAEYPYGCTEQTLSRFLPTVITQRVLQRMGVRLGEIQEKLTNLNTQEIGDDVKRQKDWKRLAQEKRWNGEAWVDRNPVFDEKKVADMSKAGIDRLTAMQCADGGWGWFSGDREYSSPHTTAHVVHGLQMARANGLKIPSGVLDRGVAWLNRYRDGEVKKIVLGPKARDGKSAADDLDAYVQGVLVDEKRDDAKMAEFLYRDRKGLSVYAKALAGLAFHATGRTAERDMIVQNIRQFLVEDKENQTAYLRLGNENYWWHWYGSEMEAHAAFLRLLSAVDPKGETAPQLVKYLLNNRRHASYWNSTRDTALVVEAFADYLQATGEDQPDMTVEVVVDGKTIKTVRIQPENLFTFDNKLVMEGAALTDGAHNVVLKKKGRGPLYWNAYLTNFTLEDPITKAGLEIIINRAYYKLVEVDKTIKDSGSRGQVLDRRIEKTRRVPLANLAEVKSGDIVLVELTVESKNDYEYIVFEDMKPAGFEPVEIQSGYGDNGLGAYMELRDERVAFFLRTLGRGRHSLSYQLRAEIPGSFSALPARASAMYAPELKANSDELKLRIAD, via the coding sequence TTGCGTCGATTTCCTGCGTTGGCTTTATTCGTTCCGTTCCTCCTCCTCTCTCCCCTGGTAAACTCGGAACCGGCGGGGCCTGGGGATCGCGACGCGGCCCTAAAACTCATGGAGCAGGGTAACTATTTGCAGGCGTACGCGGGATTCTCCCGCTTGGCATTGAATCTGGCGGACGATCCTCGCTTGGTTGGGAAAGATTTTTCGAACGCGGTGGATTGTTTAAGGCAGTTGGGGCGGTTGGATGAATTGGACGCCTTTCGTGAAAAGGTCGTCTCCCTTCACAAGGCCAACTGGCGTTTGTTGATGGCCGCGGCGGTTCAATCGCGGGAGGGGCCATCGTACGGATTTATGGTGGCGGGGGAATTTCAACGCGGAAACTCCCGCGGTGGAGGGAACTATGTGACCAGCGCCGGGCGGGATCGCGCGCGGGCGCTCCAGCTGTTGGTTCAAGCCCTCCCCTCGGTCGGCCGGGAACCGGGAGGAGCGGAGGTGGGCGCGTATTACCAGACCTTGGCCGGAACGCTTTTCCGCGGCGGGGGGCAGATCTGGCGGTTGCAGTATCGAACGGATTTGTCGGAACTCCCGGACTACGGGGAAGAGGATAACGGGGGCGGGCGCTGGGCCCCCGTGGACGAGCACGGGACCCCCCTCTTTCATCGCCTGCCTCCATCCTGGGCGTCGGCGGAATCTGACGGGGAGCGCTGGCGCTGGGCCCTGGCCCAGGCGGGGCGCGCGGATCCCTCCCTCCTTCCGTCCCTCCGCCGTTCCTGGGCCGATTTCCTCTCCGGCCAGTTCGGTGTCGAAACCTTGGCCGAATATGGCTGGTTCTTCGGCCGCCTGGGCGAGGCCGACGGAAACTCAAAGGACAAAGCGGGGGTGTGGCAGATTCACACCTTGGCGGAAGATGAGACCATCGCCAAGCTGGCCGGCGGAATAAAACGGTTTCGGCTTCCGGAGGACATGAATTTCATTTCCATCTATAAGGAACTGAAAGCCTACGACCGTTTGGCCGAGCTGTTTGAAAACCGCCGCCAATACGGCCAGGCGGCGGATTACTGGAAAAAGGCCATGGAGGCCCAGGGCCAATGGGAAACATTGAAGGACAAACCTTTAACCTATTCCACCGTTCCCGAGCCTCGTTCGCCCAACGGGGTGAGGGGCCGGGTGGATTCTTTCCGCCAGGGTTTGAGAAATCAGGTACCGGTTCCCGCTTGGGAACGTTATCGGCAGATCCTGGGGAATTGGGGAGATTTCGAGGCCGCCGCCACCCAAGCGGCGGGGCCTGACGGCGCTTTTGATTTCCGATATCGCAACGGGGCCCGGGTCCATTTTGAGGCCCAGTCCGTCAACGTGGATCGTCTTCTCTCCGATGTTAAAGAGTTCCTACGCTCCCAAAAGACAGACGGTTCGGATTTAAACTGGGAAAAATCAAACGTGGAAAATATCGGGTTCCGCTTCGTGACCCAGTCCGGGGATAAATATCTCGGCAAAAAGGTCGCCTCCTGGGACGTCGCCTTAGATCCGCGTCCCGGGCACTTTGATCGGCGGGTGACGGTACCGATTCCCTTTAAGCAGGGCGGGGCGTTTCTGGTAACGTCCAAAATGGAGGGAGGAAATCAGAGTCGAATCGTCCTCTGGCGGCCGGAGGTGGCTTTGTTGGAAAAACCCGTGGATGGAGGCCAATTTTATTTCGCGGCGGACGCTCGATCGGGCCAACCCATCGCCGGTGCCGCTTTAAACTTTTTCGGGTACAAGGCCGAATACGAGTCGGTTCCTCGGGGACGCGGCCGATATCGGATCGCCACCCAGGAATTCACCGACCGGACGGACGACGGCGGCCAGCGCGTGGTGAAGGCCGATCAGGTTTCCCGAGATTTTCAATGGATGGTCGAGGCTCGGACCCAGGGGGGAAAAACGGCCTATTTGGGTTTCCGTTCCATTTGGTCCCCCACTTTGAATGCGGAGCGTCTTCGCCAGGATCACGTTTTTTTGCTCAGCGACCGTCCGGTATACCGTCCGGGTCAACCCACACGTTTTAAGGCCTGGGCCAACCGGGCGGCTTTCGACCAGGAAGGTCGGTCCCCTTTCGCGGGAACCGTCTTTGACCTCACCATCACAAATCCCCAGGGGGAGACGGTTTTCCAAAAGCGATTCACGGCGGACGAACGGGGCGGGTTCGACGGGGATTGGACGCTCCCCGCGGACGCCAAATTAGGGGTCTACCAAATCCATGTGGCCGGCCAGGCTTACGGCGGGTTGTCTTTCCGGGTGGAGGAATATAAAAAGCCCGAGTTCGAGGTGACGGTGGAATCCCCCGAGGAAGGCGTCCGGTTGGGGGACCGAATTTCCGTGCCGGTGACGGCGAAATATTATTTCGGCGCGCCCGTGACCGAAGCCAAAGTGAAATTCAAAATTCTCCGTTCTGAACAGGACGTCCGTTGGTTTCCCGCGGGCCCCTGGGATTGGTTATACGGCAACGGGTACGGTTGGTATTCCAACGAATACCCCTGGTGGCCGAAATGGTCCCAATGGGGATGTCGCCGTCCCGCACCCTTCTGGGGCGGGTGGTGGGGGGGATATCAGCCGCCGGAATTGGTGGCCGAAGGAGAAATGCCTTTGGGAAAAGACGGCACCCTTAAACTTCCCCTCGACACCTCCCTGGCCCAGGCGCTTCACCCCGACCAAGACCATCGCTACGACATCACGGTGGAGGTCACCGACCGGTCTCGCCGCACCATCGTGGGGCAGGGCTCCGTCCGGGTCACCCGCAAACCCTTCACCGTTTACGCCTGGACCGATCGCGGCCATTACCAAGCGGGCGATGCCATTCAGGGGAATTTCACCGCGCTCACGGCGGACCAAAAGCCCGTCGTCGACGCCCGTGCCAGGCTGTCGTTGTTCAAAGTGACCTATCTTGGGAAAGAGGGAAAGCCCCGGGAAACGCCGGTCCAAACCTGGAACCTAAAAACCGACGCGGAAGGGCATGTCTCGGTTCAGGTGAAGGCCGCCGCCAAGGGACAATACCGTTTGAGCGCCTGGGTGACCAACGCCCGGGGGGTGGCCGTGGAGGGAGGGAGCGTTCTTGTGGTTCGCGGGAATGGAGCGGAAGGCGGAGAATTTCGTTTCAACGACATCGAACTCGTGGCGGATCGGCGCGACTACGCCCCCGGAGACCGCGCGCGGCTCCTCATCAACACAGCCCAATCCGGAAGTCACGTGTTGTTCTTCGCACGTCCACGGAACGGGATTTACGCAAAACCGGAGGGCGTGGCGTTGACCGGAAAGAGCGTGCTTAAGGAATTGGAAATCCTAAAAGGCGACATGCCGAACATTTTCGTCGAAGCGGTCACCATCCGCGGCGGGCGGGTCTATACGGAAACCCGGGAAATTGTGGTTCCTCCGGAAAACCGGGTCATGAACGTGGAGGTCCGACCCTCGGCCCCGACCTACAAGCCCGGGGAAAAGGCCTCATTTAAAATACGCGTGACCGATCCCCAGGGAAAACCCGTCCAGGGGTCCCTGGCCTTGACCGTTTACGACAAAAGCCTGGAATATATTTCCGGCGGGACCAACGTTCCCGACATTCGGAAAAACTTTTGGAACTGGCGTAGGAGCCATCAACCAACGACGATTTCCAGTTTGACCCGCTCCGAGTATCCCTTGGCTCCTTGGGGCGAATTCCCCATGGGGTATTTGGGCATTTTCGGCTCTGGAGTGGCGGATGAGGAGGCGGAATCTTTTAAGGGCGGACCTAGAAAAAACGCGTTAAGTTTAGGTTTGTCAAAATCGGAAGGGGCGTTCATGAGGGAAGACGTGCGGAGTATGGCGTGCGACTCAGCGGCCCCAGCGGAAAGGCGTGCCGGGGGCGTCGGCGGGAGTCAGGACAAAGATCAGTCCCTGGCCCAAGCGGTTCAGCCCGTGGTTCGCACCCAGTTCGCCGACGCGGCCCATTGGGTAGCCCGGCTGGAGACCAACGCGAAGGGAGAAGCGGAGACGTCCTTTACGTTGCCGGACAACCTGACCACCTGGAAATCCCGCGTTTGGGCCATGGGGGACGGATCTCGGGTGGGGGAGGGAACGGTGGAGGTGGTGGCCGCGAAAAAAGTGCTGGTCCGCCTCCAGGCGCCCCGATTCTTCGTCCAAAAAGACGAAGTGGTCTTGAGCGCCAACGTTCACAACTATCTCAAAACAACGAAGGCGGTCCGCGTCTCCTTGGCCGTGAACGGGGATGTCCTGGAATTGATCTCCGGCGTAAAGGAGAAGACCGTCACGATCCCGACCCAGGGGGAAGAACGGGTGGATTGGCGGGTGCGCGTGCGGCAGGCGGGCGAAGCCGTGGTCCGCATGACGGCCCTTACGGATGAAGAATCGGATTCAGCGGAAATGCGGTTCCCCGCCTACGTCCACGGCGCTCCTAAAACCGAGTCCTTCTGTGGGAGCGTGCGTCCGGAAGGAAAAGAGGGGAGCTTCGCGTTTCGGGTTTCGCCCGAACGGCGTCCGGAGGAATCCCGCTTGGAAATCCGCTATTCGCCCACCCTGGCCCTGGCCATGGTGGACGCCCTGCCCTACTTGGCGGAATATCCTTATGGATGCACGGAACAAACCCTGAGCCGGTTCCTTCCCACGGTCATCACCCAGCGGGTGCTCCAGCGCATGGGCGTGCGGTTAGGGGAGATTCAAGAAAAGCTCACCAACTTAAACACCCAGGAGATCGGTGACGATGTCAAACGCCAAAAAGATTGGAAACGGTTGGCCCAGGAGAAACGCTGGAACGGCGAGGCTTGGGTGGACCGGAACCCCGTGTTTGACGAGAAAAAAGTGGCGGACATGTCCAAGGCCGGGATCGACCGGCTGACCGCCATGCAGTGCGCGGACGGCGGTTGGGGCTGGTTCAGCGGAGACCGGGAATATTCCAGCCCCCACACCACGGCCCATGTCGTCCATGGTCTCCAAATGGCCCGGGCGAATGGGTTAAAGATCCCCTCAGGTGTTTTGGACCGGGGCGTGGCATGGCTCAACCGTTACCGCGACGGGGAAGTTAAAAAAATTGTCCTCGGGCCCAAGGCGAGGGATGGCAAATCCGCCGCCGACGATCTGGATGCCTATGTGCAGGGGGTCTTGGTCGATGAGAAACGGGACGACGCGAAAATGGCCGAGTTCCTCTACCGCGATCGGAAAGGACTCAGCGTGTATGCCAAGGCCCTGGCGGGCCTGGCCTTCCACGCCACGGGCCGAACGGCGGAACGGGACATGATCGTCCAAAACATCCGCCAGTTCTTGGTGGAAGACAAGGAAAACCAAACCGCCTATCTCCGCCTGGGAAATGAAAACTATTGGTGGCATTGGTACGGAAGCGAAATGGAGGCCCACGCGGCCTTCTTACGCCTCTTGTCCGCCGTGGATCCCAAGGGGGAAACCGCCCCCCAACTGGTAAAGTATCTGTTGAACAACCGCCGTCACGCCAGCTATTGGAATTCCACACGGGACACCGCGCTGGTGGTGGAAGCCTTCGCCGATTACCTTCAGGCCACGGGCGAAGACCAACCCGACATGACCGTTGAAGTCGTCGTGGATGGGAAGACGATCAAAACCGTCCGCATTCAACCCGAAAACCTATTCACCTTCGACAATAAACTGGTGATGGAAGGCGCCGCTTTGACGGACGGAGCGCACAACGTCGTCCTTAAAAAGAAAGGCCGCGGCCCGCTCTACTGGAACGCCTATCTCACCAACTTCACGTTGGAAGATCCCATCACCAAGGCGGGGTTGGAGATTATAATCAATCGGGCCTACTACAAACTGGTGGAGGTGGACAAAACCATCAAAGATTCCGGTTCCCGCGGCCAGGTCCTGGATCGACGGATCGAAAAAACCCGCCGGGTCCCCCTGGCAAATTTGGCGGAGGTGAAAAGCGGCGATATCGTTCTGGTGGAATTAACGGTGGAGTCCAAGAACGATTACGAATACATCGTCTTTGAAGACATGAAACCCGCCGGTTTTGAACCCGTGGAGATCCAAAGCGGGTATGGGGACAACGGTTTAGGAGCGTATATGGAACTGCGGGACGAACGGGTGGCGTTCTTTCTCCGCACCCTGGGCCGGGGCCGTCACAGCCTAAGTTATCAACTGCGGGCCGAAATCCCCGGCTCCTTCAGCGCCCTCCCCGCCCGCGCCTCCGCCATGTACGCCCCCGAACTCAAGGCCAATTCCGACGAATTGAAACTGAGGATCGCCGACTGA
- a CDS encoding zf-TFIIB domain-containing protein produces MNCPKCRAKMAEMTIEGVDLDFCSGCKGLWFDKDEMAFMTEMTADFPNPQAARTVGKLTPFLCPRCQGKLEEILFAPPNQVLLDRCLSCHGVWLDKGELAKVEEIAAGFDNPRSKILRAAQQLTAKGYSLMGVRATDLPD; encoded by the coding sequence ATGAACTGTCCCAAGTGTCGCGCAAAAATGGCCGAGATGACCATCGAGGGAGTGGACCTGGATTTTTGTTCCGGGTGCAAAGGCCTCTGGTTCGACAAAGACGAGATGGCCTTTATGACGGAGATGACCGCCGATTTCCCCAACCCCCAAGCGGCCCGCACGGTCGGAAAACTCACGCCGTTCCTCTGCCCTCGGTGCCAAGGGAAACTGGAGGAAATTCTTTTCGCTCCACCGAATCAAGTTCTTTTAGACCGTTGTCTGTCCTGCCACGGGGTCTGGCTGGACAAGGGCGAACTGGCGAAGGTGGAAGAGATCGCCGCCGGTTTTGACAATCCCCGCTCCAAAATTCTCCGCGCCGCCCAACAGCTGACGGCGAAAGGTTACAGCCTGATGGGCGTGAGGGCAACGGATCTCCCGGATTAA
- the metF gene encoding methylenetetrahydrofolate reductase [NAD(P)H], producing MKISSLLAGGRTHFSFEFFPPKNDEDVDRVLATARELKALKPAYISVTWGAGGSTRRKTLDIVSAVKNEIGIETMAHLTCVGAAREEIDGVLEDIHRRGVENILALRGDPPKGADAFVPHPQGFQHANELVAHIRKRWDFCLGVAGYPEGHLECPDKEKDLDHLKRKVDSGADFIVTQLFFNNDDFFRFRDRAAARGIRQPIVAGLMPITNFGQLQRFTTLCGAKIPTALAARLEAIQEDAEAVIRLGIDYAAAQCRELMAGGVPGIHFYTLNRSRSTSEILRRLQSENRPPSKP from the coding sequence ATGAAGATTTCTTCCCTGCTGGCCGGTGGCCGGACGCATTTTTCCTTCGAATTCTTTCCCCCGAAGAACGACGAAGACGTGGACCGCGTGTTGGCGACGGCCCGGGAACTAAAGGCGTTGAAACCCGCCTACATCTCCGTCACCTGGGGCGCCGGGGGAAGCACCCGCCGAAAGACCTTGGACATTGTTTCTGCCGTCAAAAATGAAATCGGGATCGAAACCATGGCGCACCTGACCTGCGTCGGGGCGGCCCGGGAAGAGATCGACGGCGTTTTGGAAGATATTCACCGTCGGGGCGTTGAGAACATTCTCGCGCTTCGCGGCGACCCGCCCAAAGGGGCGGACGCCTTTGTCCCTCACCCCCAGGGGTTTCAACATGCCAACGAGCTCGTGGCCCATATCCGAAAACGCTGGGACTTTTGTCTGGGGGTGGCGGGGTATCCGGAGGGGCACCTGGAGTGTCCGGACAAAGAAAAAGACCTCGACCACCTGAAACGCAAGGTGGACAGCGGCGCGGATTTCATCGTCACCCAACTGTTTTTCAACAACGACGATTTTTTCCGTTTCCGGGACCGGGCCGCCGCCCGGGGCATCCGGCAACCCATCGTGGCCGGCCTTATGCCCATCACCAATTTCGGGCAATTGCAAAGGTTCACGACCCTCTGCGGGGCCAAAATCCCCACGGCGCTGGCCGCTCGGCTGGAGGCCATCCAAGAAGATGCGGAGGCCGTCATTCGCCTCGGCATCGATTACGCCGCGGCGCAGTGCCGTGAACTGATGGCGGGGGGCGTCCCCGGCATCCACTTCTACACCTTGAACCGCTCCCGTTCCACCTCCGAAATCCTCCGCCGTCTGCAATCCGAAAACCGCCCGCCTTCCAAACCCTGA
- a CDS encoding methyl-accepting chemotaxis protein, translating to MNESKSLFSARRRFFVNREIQGRLVLGVLGAVGFSFVMVLTDYYFSFGQEAGWDPRMLEIFLKAQKLPMIQLLVFAFVLGFVTIWLSHRVAGPLVNLEKSLSRLAEGDLTTRIQLRPKDKLKDMRDAFNFMVESLQKRVIADRQRAAELDLSLGALADIPGLPPAAAAEVKKVREVLLSLTGEFKV from the coding sequence ATGAATGAATCAAAATCGTTGTTCAGCGCTCGGCGTCGCTTTTTTGTCAATCGGGAAATTCAGGGGCGGCTGGTCCTGGGGGTTTTGGGCGCCGTGGGATTCTCGTTCGTGATGGTCCTCACCGATTACTATTTCAGTTTCGGCCAAGAGGCGGGTTGGGATCCGAGGATGCTCGAAATCTTCCTTAAAGCCCAGAAATTGCCCATGATCCAGCTCCTCGTTTTCGCCTTCGTCTTGGGGTTCGTCACGATCTGGTTGTCCCACCGGGTGGCGGGCCCGCTCGTCAATTTGGAGAAATCCCTGTCTCGCCTGGCCGAGGGAGACTTGACCACGCGGATTCAGCTTCGCCCAAAAGATAAGCTCAAAGATATGCGGGACGCCTTTAATTTCATGGTGGAATCCCTGCAAAAGCGGGTGATCGCCGACCGCCAACGGGCCGCGGAACTCGATCTCTCCCTGGGGGCCCTGGCCGATATCCCGGGGCTCCCTCCGGCCGCCGCGGCGGAAGTTAAAAAAGTGCGCGAGGTCCTTCTGTCCCTCACCGGCGAGTTCAAGGTGTAG
- a CDS encoding carbonic anhydrase, with protein MRFLPQLFANNRAWSSEQRRRDPAFFERLCGIQRPEYLWIGCADSRVPANEIVGLAPGELFVHRNVANIVPPDDPNCLAVLQYAVDVLGIAHIIVCGHYRCGGVQAAFGPPTTNPLEGWIGQIRAIRKARASELAALSNDETRWKKLCEFNVLEQVRVLNNLPIVVRARERGQPLAVHGWIYDLHDGLLRDLQGFPDGDERIEKNKGKQNE; from the coding sequence ATGCGTTTCCTTCCACAGCTGTTTGCCAATAACCGCGCCTGGTCTTCGGAGCAAAGGCGGCGGGACCCCGCGTTTTTTGAGCGTCTTTGCGGAATCCAGCGTCCGGAATACCTTTGGATCGGGTGCGCCGATAGCCGTGTTCCGGCCAACGAAATCGTCGGACTTGCGCCCGGCGAACTGTTCGTTCACCGAAACGTCGCCAATATCGTCCCACCGGACGATCCCAATTGTTTGGCCGTCTTGCAGTATGCCGTGGATGTTTTGGGGATCGCGCATATCATTGTGTGCGGGCACTATCGTTGCGGCGGAGTTCAGGCCGCTTTCGGCCCTCCCACCACGAATCCACTGGAAGGCTGGATCGGCCAGATCCGCGCCATCCGAAAGGCTCGCGCCTCCGAACTGGCGGCGCTTTCAAACGACGAAACGCGCTGGAAAAAGCTTTGTGAGTTCAACGTTCTGGAGCAGGTTCGGGTTCTCAACAACCTTCCGATCGTCGTGCGCGCCCGAGAGCGGGGCCAGCCGCTGGCCGTTCACGGCTGGATCTACGACCTGCATGACGGCTTGCTCCGCGACCTGCAGGGGTTTCCCGATGGGGACGAACGAATTGAAAAGAACAAAGGAAAACAAAATGAATGA